The DNA region ATTTTAAAAACAAAAACATTAAATTTAATTTGAATATTGATAAAGATAAGGATTTTCAAATAGTAGGAGATGAAGATAAGATCAAACAGGTTTTTATAAATTTATTAAGTAATGCCATTAAATTTACTCAGGCTGGAGGAAATGTGTGGGTTAATTTGGATGTAAACAAGGATAAGGTTGTAGTTAAAGTTAAAGACGATGGTATGGGTATAAAAAAGGAAGATTTACCTTATATTTTTGAAAGATTATATAGAGGAGACAAGAGCCGACATGAAATAGAAGGAAGTGGTATAGGGCTAACTATTGTAAAAAGAATACTTACTCTTCATTCTGCCGATATTAATGTTGAAAGTGTTGCTGGTATAGGAACATCGTTTACATTATATTTTAATAAGAAAATGTCTTAATATGTCGTTAAAATATTGGGAATAATTATCAAAGGTTTCACTTTTTAAATGAATATTTAAAAAACAGATAAAAAGTGTACTTATAATCTTGTTAATTAGTAAATGCTTGTCAATAGTATTTTCATTCATGGTTGTGCTTCGGGTGGCATGGCGGGTTAACTAGTAATAATCTATACATTTAGAAAATAAGGAGAATAAGAATGAATAATATTTTAATAATTGAGGATGAAGTAAAAGTATCAGAAGTAATTAAAGCTTATCTTGAAAAAGAAGGGTATAAAGTATATTGCACAATTAAAGGATATGACGGACTTAATTTATTCAATAAAATAGATTTTCAGCTGATTATATTAGATTTAATGCTTCCAGATATTGATGGGGAAGAGGTTTGTAAGTTTATAAGGAAAACATCGGATGTGCATATATTCATGCTTACTGCAAAGGTAGAATTAAGTGACAAAATTCAAGGACTTAATATGGGAGCTGATGAATATCTCACTAAGCCTCTAAGTCCAAGAGAATTGACGGCAAGGGTAAATGCTTTGTTTAGAAGGGTAGATTCTAATAAAATAACAATACTTTCATATGATAATGGAAAACTTAAGATTGATAAAGAAAAGAGAAATGTGCTGGTAAAAGGAGAAGATATAATTTTAACTCCAAATGAATTTGATCTTTTGTATACTCTTGCTTCAAATGAGGGTAAAGTTCTATCGCGAGAACAGCTTATTCAAAATGTATATGGTATTGATTTTGAAGGATATGATAGAACTGTAGATGTCCATATTAAAAATTTAAGGAAAAAAATAGAGGATAGCAGTAAAACACCCAAATATATAATCACTGTTGTTAAAGTTGGTTATAAATTTGGCGGCGAAAGAGATACGTAGTATTTAATGAGGTGGATAGCTTGAAATATCAGAAAATGCAAATTAAATTAGATAGTCCACTTACTTTCTTAAAGTATTTTAAAAATGAAGAAAATTTTTTCTTTTATAATCCATTGAAAAAGGAATTTATTCTTGGGGCAAAGCGTTTAAAAGCCTTGACTTTGGAGGAAAGTTTAAAAGATTATCCATATATTTTTTCATCAAGAACCTTCTTTAATTCTATCAGAGACGAAAAGTGGTCAGGAATTGGAAATGAAAATATAGCATTTGAATATTATTTGGTTGAAAAGCAAGGTAAACAGACACTTTATTATATAAAGGATTTTGTTGAAATTGAAAATATGAAAGTGGAAGTTTGTAGACATTCTTTCAGATGTGAAATGGATGATTATAATTCTTGGGAGCAGCTATTTTCGGCTGCTCATAATGCTATATTGAATAAAGAATTAAATAAAGTTGTGATTTCAAGAGAAATTAAAATTAAGTGTGATGGATCAATAAACACAGAAAGCATTTTACAAAACCTTTTGAAGCAGAATGCAAATAGCTTTATATTTTCATATTGTAAAGATGGAAAAAACTTTCTGGGTGCAACACCTGAAATTTTAATTCAAAAAGAAAAAAATAATGTTTTAAGCTATGCCATAGCTGGTACTGTTTTGCGGAGTGATAAAGAGGATGAACATGAAAAGAAAAGGTTGCTAATCGATACCAAAAATCGTCATGAACATCAAATCGTCATTGATTCAATAGTTAATTCTATGAAGAATTTTACAGATGAACTGGTAGTGGATGAAACAAAGATTTTGGTACTTAAAAATTTATATCATTTACAAACCTGTATTCATGGAAAGAATACAAACAGAACATTACTTCAATGGGTAAAGCTGATGCATCCTACACCTGCATTAGGAGGAAATCCTGTAAATAAAGCACTGGAATTGATTAAAGACCATGAAAAACATGAAAGAGGTCTGTATGCGGCACCAATAGGAATAATAGATGAAAATGGAGACGGGATCTTTGTAGTAGGAATACGATCTGCACTGATTGAAAAAAATATAGTCTATGCATACAGCGGCTGCGGTATAGTGGATAAATCAAATTGCGAAAGTGAATATATTGAAACTACAAATAAATTGAAAACTATAATTGAAAGTTTATGAGATGATTATCTGCTGTAATACTCCACTTTAAAAGTTGGATAATAGCGATATGTCATTGGGTAATTTAATCTAAACTTAGCTGGTGAATACAAATTGCCACTAAGTTTAGATTTATTGATAGTCGAGAGGGGAAAGAAATGACAAATTACATTGCAGCTTTAGTTGATGAATCATATGAATTAGGTGTTCGTGATGTTGTAATTAGTCCTGGATCACGTTCTACACCTTTAGCATATTTATTTTGCGAACATAATTTTAATAATTTTGTGAATATTGATGAACGATCTTCTGCCTTCTTTGCACTTGGAATTGCAAAGGAGCATGAAAGACCAGTAGTATTAGTCTGTACTTCAGGTTCAGCGGCAGCAAATTATTTACCTGCAATTGTAGAGGCAAAATATTCAGGAGTGCCATTAATTGTT from Clostridium pasteurianum BC1 includes:
- a CDS encoding response regulator transcription factor, with translation MNNILIIEDEVKVSEVIKAYLEKEGYKVYCTIKGYDGLNLFNKIDFQLIILDLMLPDIDGEEVCKFIRKTSDVHIFMLTAKVELSDKIQGLNMGADEYLTKPLSPRELTARVNALFRRVDSNKITILSYDNGKLKIDKEKRNVLVKGEDIILTPNEFDLLYTLASNEGKVLSREQLIQNVYGIDFEGYDRTVDVHIKNLRKKIEDSSKTPKYIITVVKVGYKFGGERDT
- a CDS encoding isochorismate synthase: MKYQKMQIKLDSPLTFLKYFKNEENFFFYNPLKKEFILGAKRLKALTLEESLKDYPYIFSSRTFFNSIRDEKWSGIGNENIAFEYYLVEKQGKQTLYYIKDFVEIENMKVEVCRHSFRCEMDDYNSWEQLFSAAHNAILNKELNKVVISREIKIKCDGSINTESILQNLLKQNANSFIFSYCKDGKNFLGATPEILIQKEKNNVLSYAIAGTVLRSDKEDEHEKKRLLIDTKNRHEHQIVIDSIVNSMKNFTDELVVDETKILVLKNLYHLQTCIHGKNTNRTLLQWVKLMHPTPALGGNPVNKALELIKDHEKHERGLYAAPIGIIDENGDGIFVVGIRSALIEKNIVYAYSGCGIVDKSNCESEYIETTNKLKTIIESL